The following coding sequences lie in one Mustelus asterias chromosome 8, sMusAst1.hap1.1, whole genome shotgun sequence genomic window:
- the LOC144497758 gene encoding uncharacterized protein LOC144497758 gives MLKPDRLTLDPRAAGASNTFDHWLKCFQDYIDASTAIQNDDDRLRVLHGRVSDTVYLAIRDAQDYKGAIELLKKWYNKPPNEIHARHLLATRRRQPGETTEQYLGELQQLARACNCKSVSAAQYTSDLIRDAFVAGIGSSYIRLRLLEQGNLDLTKTVELADAMETASRSLETYPTNHVGTSWQVQPPTLLYSAAPKNCAIVFPTSDLTTAAAPGGPRCYFCGLAKHPRQRCPARTVLCSACGKKGHYAKVCRTKPPSKHSSAACDSPEPVSLSPASSKSSTTCDSRALPFLTTEMQDMCGLQGPPLLATPTTCDPWAQPFWSAPTADDQQGSSSSTISAACSGSQDPMVASIILDQAKPHRLDKSMMDIELA, from the exons atgctgaaacccgatcggcttacactagacccacgtgcggcaggagcgtcgaacactttcgaccattggttaaagtgttttcaagactacatcgatgcctcaacggccattcaaaacgacgacgatagactgcgggtcctccacgggagggtaagcgacaccgtatacttagcaatccgcgatgcccaagactacaaaggggccatcgaactacttaagaagtggtacaacaaaccgccaaacgagatccatgctcgacatcttctagccactcgacggcggcagcccggcgaaacgacagaacagtacctgggtgaactccagcagctagccagagcctgcaactgcaagtcagtgtcggcggcccagtatacgagcgacttgatccgcgatgcgttcgtggcgggaatcggctcgtcgtacattcgcctccggctgttagagcaaggtaacctagacctcactaagacagtagaattggctgacgctatggagacggcctccagaagcctagaaacgtaccccaccaaccatgtgggaacatcgtggcaagtgcaGCCACCGACTCTGCTTTATTCAGCGGccccgaaaaactgcgcgattgtgttcccaacctcggacctgacgacggcggcagctccaggaggcccgcggtgttacttctgtggattggcgaagcaccctcggcaacgatgtccagccagaacggtattgtgctctgcgtgcggaaagaaagggcattatgccaaagtctgcaggaccaaaccaccctccaaacatagcagtgcggcgtgtgattctcctgagcctgtctccttgtctccagcgtcttcgaagtcctccaccacgtgcgattccagagcgctgccattcctgacgacggagatgCAAGACATGTGCggcctgcaggggccgccacttttagcgacaccgaccacgtgcgatccatgggcgcagccattttggtcggcaccgaccgcggacgaccagcaggggtcatcatcatcaaccatctcagctgcctgcagcggcTCCCAAGATCCgatggtggcgtcaatcatcctggaccaggccaagcctcacagactcgacaagtccatgatggacatagag cttgcctga